The DNA region AATGACCGGCGCGCTCGCCACGATCGGGGTTAGCTGCGGCTGACTCGGCGCGCCCGGATCGATCGGTGGCTGCGCGATCGCAAAGCTGAGAGTGAGGGAATTGGCGTCCCAGCCGATAGCTTCGCGTTGCACGCGCCCAGCCACACGAATCATCTGGCCGGTCAGCTCGCCCTGGCGCTGATGCAGCTCGTTGACCGTGACGTAGTACTCGGCAGTTTGGCGGACCGCGAAGAAAATCAGGTAGGCGATCGCGGCGGCCATCAGGCCGGCGCCAATCACAAATCTCGATCTTTTCGCCCTACTGCTCACGAATTCGCCGCCCCTTTAATCCCTGAACGCACTCCTCTGTTCGCTTTGACTGCCGGCTCCGCTCGCGACGCAAAACCATTGTTCCCTGCTCGACCAAGATCATCAAGCGGCCCAGCAAGCGGCTCGTTCATATTACGGGTTGTGGAGCCTGGGCGGAGATCCATCCGGCGCGGCCCGGAAGCGTCACGCGGATGACTTCGTGAATTGGTAATTGGCCAACGTTGAGTCGGGCGGCCACGTCGCCGAGCCTGACGAAGCTGGCGCTGCGCGCCTTGAGCGCATCGATCAATGCGCTGAACTCGTCGAGCTGCGCCATGCCTTCAGTCTCGGCGTGAATCGTATGGACGTTGAGCGCATCTTCGCGTAACTGCGCGAGGTAGAAGCGCGGAACCGAACCGGCCGCGTTCAGTGCCGAAGTGCCGAGAATTTCGTCGAGGGTCGGCCAAGTAGTCGGAATTTCAGGGGTCGCGAGGAGCCGGCCACCGAGCGCGCATCGATACGGGAAGCGGCCGCGCGTATCGCTGCGATAGCGTAGTTGCCGAGTGTCGAGCGCAGCGAGCGCGGCGCCGTTAGTGCGCCATCCGGGCGCGGCGAAGCATGAGGCCCGCGCATCAGCGATCGCGGCGAAGAGATCGAAGGCGTGGGCGATTTCAGCGCTGACTCCAGCCGCACCAATCGCATCGAGTCGATCCTGCCAGCGCACGTGATCGTAGCCGTGGACCCCAACTTCGAAGCCCGCGCCAATAAGGCCGCGGATGACCTCGGGAAAGGCGCGCGCGATTTGCCGCGCGGGCAAAAGGGTTCCTGACAGGATCGTGCGCAGGCCGTACATCGAAACCGCGCGCGTGCGGCGCATCTTGGCGAGAAAACCCGGATTGCGAAACATCCGCATCACAGCGCGGCCGGAATTGTCCGGGCCCATCGCGATAAAGAACGACCCGACGACGCCGCGCCGTTCAAGCAGCGCTTGTAGTCGCGGCACGCCCTCGCCCAGCCCCTGATGGGTATCGACGTCGATCTTTAATGCAACTTCCATCCTTGAACGACCTGCGTGGAGCCACAGGCCTCAAGAGGCAGCGAATCAGCTATTGGCCTCTTTGCGGAACCAGTCCATCGCCAGGCGCGTCCCTTCGCGCAACGAGATTTTCGGCTCGACGCCGAGCAGCGTGCGCATCTTGGTGTTGTCCGGCACGCGACGCGGGATGTCCTCGTAGCTGTTGCCGTAAACCTCGGCCTGGCTGACGAATTTTATCTGCGACTTGCATGGGCCGTAGAGCTCGATCATCAGCTTGGCGAACTCCAGCACCGAGGTTTCGTGATCCACCCCGATATTGATGGCCTGGCCGTCGGCGTCGCGATTGAGACCGGCCGCGACGGTCGCGGCAACCGCGTCGGTGACGTAGGTGAAGCAGCGCGTCTGCGCGCCATCGCCGATCACCGTGAGGTCGGCGCCACGCAGCAACTGCCCCATGAAGATCGTGAAGAGGCGGCCGACGTCGACCTTGTCCAGGCGCGGCCCATAGATATTGAAGTAACGCACGACCGTAACCGGCAGGCCGAGCCGATAGTAGGCGAAGCAGAAATGCTCGCCGACCGCCTTCGAGGTCGAGTAGCACCAGCGATCGATCGTGGTCGCCCCCAGCACGCGGTCGTCATCTTCCTTCCACGGCACCTTTGGATTGCGGCCATAAACCTCGGAGGTCGAGCTGAAGACCACCTTCTTGGTGTGTTTGTAGGCGGCGCGCAGCAGATTCTGCGTGCCGTTGACGTTCACATTGAGGGTGGCGTACGGGTCGCCAACGTAATGCTCGACGCCGACCACGGCGGCGAGATGGTAGATCAGATCGACGCGCGCAGTCAGGCTGTCGATCAACTCGAGATTGAAAATCGAGTCCTGGATGTAATGGAAGCGCGGTTCCGTCAGCAGATGGCGAACCTTGGCGATCGCCCCGGTATCGAGGACGAAGACCTCGTCGCCACGCGCGATGAAGGCGTCGGCGAGATGCGAACCTAAAAAGCCGGCGCCGCCCGTGATCAAAATCCGCATCTAACCACCTCCAGCGTGGCATATAACATCATAACGTCAGGGAACATTTTTCGCTGGGCAGTCAGAGGCCGCGAGGACTGCTAACCGATCATGCAAAAGCCGCGACCGCGGAGCGGCGCGTTGTCCGGACGGTGAAACAAATGTTTCACGCGAAACTGTGCTTTTCAATCCGGTAGGACAGCAATTGGCCGAGCCACCGCGGCCTGGCCTATTCCAGGCGGACGGTCGGATAGTTCGGCAGCGCGCTCAGCAGATCACGGCCGCTCGCTT from Candidatus Binataceae bacterium includes:
- a CDS encoding cytochrome c maturation protein CcmE, encoding MSSRAKRSRFVIGAGLMAAAIAYLIFFAVRQTAEYYVTVNELHQRQGELTGQMIRVAGRVQREAIGWDANSLTLSFAIAQPPIDPGAPSQPQLTPIVASAPVIFRVISRGEPKPDMFGAGRDVIVEGRLGPGNTIEARQVLTSCPSKYVPKDPAKNSGKAS
- a CDS encoding NAD-dependent epimerase/dehydratase family protein, with translation MRILITGGAGFLGSHLADAFIARGDEVFVLDTGAIAKVRHLLTEPRFHYIQDSIFNLELIDSLTARVDLIYHLAAVVGVEHYVGDPYATLNVNVNGTQNLLRAAYKHTKKVVFSSTSEVYGRNPKVPWKEDDDRVLGATTIDRWCYSTSKAVGEHFCFAYYRLGLPVTVVRYFNIYGPRLDKVDVGRLFTIFMGQLLRGADLTVIGDGAQTRCFTYVTDAVAATVAAGLNRDADGQAINIGVDHETSVLEFAKLMIELYGPCKSQIKFVSQAEVYGNSYEDIPRRVPDNTKMRTLLGVEPKISLREGTRLAMDWFRKEANS
- a CDS encoding DUF2334 domain-containing protein — its product is MEVALKIDVDTHQGLGEGVPRLQALLERRGVVGSFFIAMGPDNSGRAVMRMFRNPGFLAKMRRTRAVSMYGLRTILSGTLLPARQIARAFPEVIRGLIGAGFEVGVHGYDHVRWQDRLDAIGAAGVSAEIAHAFDLFAAIADARASCFAAPGWRTNGAALAALDTRQLRYRSDTRGRFPYRCALGGRLLATPEIPTTWPTLDEILGTSALNAAGSVPRFYLAQLREDALNVHTIHAETEGMAQLDEFSALIDALKARSASFVRLGDVAARLNVGQLPIHEVIRVTLPGRAGWISAQAPQPVI